In the genome of Notamacropus eugenii isolate mMacEug1 chromosome 5, mMacEug1.pri_v2, whole genome shotgun sequence, one region contains:
- the LOC140507563 gene encoding olfactory receptor 52H1-like, protein MATFNLSSYNPSSFTLVGIPGLEKFHVWIAIPFCVIYLVAILGNSLLLYLIAMEHSLHEPMFLFLSTLAQTDLILSSTTVPKLLSNLWFGDKKITFSGCVTKMFFLHFSCAMDSATLLAMAYDRYVAICSPLRYATILTHQVIIKIMMGIIVRSFCVIFPVVFLLKRLPFCRTLVIPHTYCEHLGVARLSCADISINIWYGIAIPITTVVSDIVLIVVSYTLILSAVFHLPSHGARQKALGNCGSHICVILMFYTPVFFSILVHRFGHKVPRHILILFANFYVVIPPALNPFVYGVKTKQIREKILLLFSPKGTP, encoded by the coding sequence ATGGCCACATTCAACCTCAGCAGCTACAACCCCAGCTCCTTCACCCTTGTGGGGATTCCAGGCCTTGAGAAGTTCCATGTCTGGATCGCGATTCCTTTCTGTGTCATCTACCTTGTGGCCATTTTAGGTAACTCTCTCCTGCTGTACCTCATTGCCATGGAGCACAGCCTCCACGAGCCCatgttccttttcctctctacGTTGGCCCAAACAGACCTGATTCTGTCATCTACCACAGTCCCCAAACTTCTCAGTAACCTCTGGTTTGGTGACAAGAAAATCACCTTCTCAGGCTGCGTCACAAAGATGTTCTTCCTCCATTTCAGCTGTGCTATGGATTCTGCCACACTTCTGGCCATGGCATATGACCGCTATGTGGCCATATGCTCCCCACTTAGATATGCCACCATCCTGACCCACCAAGTCATCATCAAGATTATGATGGGAATCATTGTCAGGAGTTTCTGTGTGATCTTTCCAGTTGTTTTCTTGCTAAAGCGACTGCCCTTCTGCAGGACACTTGTCATCCCCCATACATACTGTGAGCACCTAGGTGTGGCCCGACTCTCCTGTGCTGACATCTCCATCAACATCTGGTATGGTATTGCTATTCCCATTACAACTGTAGTATCTGACATTGTGCTTATTGTTGTCTCTTATACCCTCATACTGAGTGCTGTCTTCCACCTTCCTTCTCATGGTGCTCGCCAGAAGGCTCTTGGAAACTGTGGGTCTCACATCTGTGTCATTCTCATGTTCTATACTCCAGTCTTCTTCTCCATTCTTGTTCATCGCTTTGGACACAAAGTTCCCCGTCATATCCTCATCCTATTTGCCAACTTTTATGTTGTCATTCCACCAGCTCTCAACCCCTTTGTCTATGGAGTGAAGACCAAGCAAATTCGTGAGAAGATTCTCCTGTTATTTTCTCCAAAGGGCACACCGTGA